One Triticum dicoccoides isolate Atlit2015 ecotype Zavitan chromosome 5B, WEW_v2.0, whole genome shotgun sequence genomic window carries:
- the LOC119312625 gene encoding uncharacterized protein LOC119312625 isoform X2, producing MGTQERVPVPIAFEFGYSAAAVFCTVDGCDHRDCLGGPFCMLFVFSSKEDADEGVTSACIYSSETGAWGGMTTMHGEFIGFTKYSSVLIDSSLLYFIVYDYVDTESILEYDLSRHVLTIFGVPDNYYDCTCTLMVTEDGGLGLIQDLRRHLKLWTREASDGADAKWLLSRVIYPHNLLPTSALLDECYVVALKAFAEGANAIFVTTVAGLFAIDLQSELVRKVSDHCGFRFHKLIPIVTFYTPAPRGDHQNQLLSKPSEEACSGEGGEGEKTIHQAHQLFNKGSNAINEGEFVNTFECISHDNNVRVPHHEEVALGCAATFKKYGCTYNAQEVNDSLDDVTKSVSSEESLKGTSSKDDAGDSNTSGSNVEVAAPSSKKGDYQEGIVHHCPFLCPSGDARAAQLCGEILFPVKFAFFSRFLHEISILWNSFTKKNWDQPALQF from the exons ATGGGTACCCAAGAGCGTGTACCGGTGCCCATAGCGTTTGAGTTCGGCTACTCGGCTGCGGCCGTGTTCTGCACAGTGGATGGGTGTGACCATCGCGATTGCCTTGGGGGTCCTTTCTGCATGCTTTTCGTCTTCTCCTCTAAGGAAGACGCCGACGAGGGTGTCACGTCGGCATGCATATACTCGTCGGAGACTGGTGCCTGGGGCGGGATGACCACAATGCACGGTGAGTTCATAGGATTCACAAAATATTCAAGTGTGCTCATTGACAGCTCTCTGCTCTACTTCATCGTCTACGACTACGTGGACACTGAGTCAATCCTGGAGTATGACTTGTCAAGGCATGTTCTGACTATATTCGGCGTACCAGACAACTATTATGACTGCACATGTACTCTCATGGTGACGGAGGACGGTGGGCTGGGATTAATCCAAGACTTGCGTCGGCATCTCAAGTTGTGGACAAGAGAGGCGAGTGATGGCGCTGATGCAAAATGGTTGCTGAGCCGGGTAATCTACCCGCACAATTTGCTCCCAACCAGTGCTTTGTTGGATGAATGTTATGTAGTGGCACTGAAGGCCTTTgctgagggagcaaatgcaattttTGTTACTACAGTTGCCGGCCTCTTTGCAATTGATCTACAATCTGAGCTGGTGAGGAAGGTGTCCGACCATTGTGGCTTCCGTTTCCATAAATTGATTCCAATTGTCACCTTCTACACTCCTGCGCCAAGAGGCGACCACCAGAATCAACTGCTATCGAAGCCTAGTGAGGAGGCATGTAGTggggaggggggagagggggagaaaaCAATACATCAGGCACACCAGCTGTTCAATAAGGGGTCCAATGCTATCAATGAGGGAGAATTTGTCAACACCTTTGAATGCATCAGCCACGACAATAATGTCAG GGTTCCGCATCATGAGGAAGTTGCTCTTGGATGTGCTGCCACGTTCAAGAAATATGGATGCACATACAATGCTCAAGAGGTGAATGATTCTTTGGATGATGTTACTAAGAGTGTGTCAAGTGAAGAATCGTTGAAGGGCACAAGCAGCAAAGATGATGCTGGGGACTCAAATACCTCTGGTAGCAATGTTGAGGTAGCTGCTCCATCTTCTAAGAAAGGTGATTATCAAGAAGGTATTGTACATCATTGTCCCTTTCTTTGCCCCAGTGGTGATGCCAGGGCTGCGCAACTGTGTGGTGAAATACTTTTTCCAGTGAAATTTGCATTCTTCTCTAGGTTTCTGCATGAAATTTCAAttctatggaatagtttcacaaaaaaaaattgggatcAACCAGCCCTGCAGTTTTAA
- the LOC119312625 gene encoding uncharacterized protein LOC119312625 isoform X1 — translation MAAPPPPALPDELVQEILARLPPEACLLRAFLVCKAWGCAVSLPSFRRRLHDLHRPPPLLGFLPNWASEGTPSFFPTTASSFSLDAPDCLRWRALDCRHGRALFFSVNQDARTLLVWEPITGARKRFPVPAAFEITYAAEFPSNRPIAAVLCAADGCDHRDCFGGPFRVVFLFEDDTEEEEQNCVIWACEYSSETGAWGELTSLHTKFFKEVTENSSVLLGRSLYFVATKSILEYDLEGHAMTLFSPPDNCDCLHLNLMLTEDGGLGAIVQDFGTCLKLWTREVSDSTDTRWVLSRVMDLRNLLPTSTRLNRGFTVRVMGFIEGANIIFVNSEVAGIFTIELRSEQVRKVCDDCGFGGLVPVVTFYTPVPQGYHQNLLVSKPSEEAGGEEGGEGKKTVDQAQQLFDKGSNSINAGDLVNTFESISLDHGIRVPGYGEVAPACASIFDKYGCAYKAQKVNDSLYSVPKSAPNEELVKGTTSEDDAGDSMTSGSKC, via the exons atggcagcgccgccgccgccggcgctccCGGACGAGCTCGTCCAAGAAATCCTCGCCCGCCTCCCGCCGGAAGCCTGCCTCCTCCGTGCCTTCCTCGTCTGCAAGGCCTGGGGTTGCGCCGTCTCCCTCCCCAGCTTCCGAcgccgcctccacgacctccaccgaccaccccccttgcttgggttcCTTCCCAACTGGGCTAGCGAGGGCACTCCCAGCTTCTTCCCCACCACCGCCTCATCCTTCTCCCTCGACGCTCCGGACTGCCTCAGGTGGCGGGCCCTCGACTGCCGCCACGGCCGCGCCCTCTTCTTCTCCGTGAACCAGGACGCTAGGACACTCCTAGTGTGGGAGCCAATCACGGGCGCCCGGAAGCGCTTTCCGGTGCCCGCAGCGTTCGAAATCACATACGCTGCTGAGTTCCCGAGCAACCGCCCGATTGCGGCTGTGTTGTGCGCGGCGGACGGGTGCGACCACCGCGACTGCTTCGGGGGTCCTTTCCGCGTGGTCTTCCTCTTCGAGGATGACACCGAGGAGGAGGAGCAGAATTGTGTCATCTGGGCGTGCGAATACTCGTCTGAGACTGGTGCCTGGGGCGAACTGACCTCGTTGCACACCAAGTTCTTCAAGGAAGTCACAGAAAATTCCAGCGTGCTCCTTGGCAGATCTCTCTACTTTGTGGCCACTAAGTCTATTCTGGAGTATGATTTGGAAGGGCACGCCATGACTCTGTTCAGCCCACCAGACAACTGCGACTGCCTACATCTTAATCTCATGCTGACGGAGGACGGTGGACTGGGAGCTATTGTACAGGATTTTGGTACGTGTCTCAAGCTGTGGACAAGAGAGGTGAGTGACAGCACTGATACACGATGGGTGCTGAGCCGGGTCATGGACCTGCGCAATTTGCTCCCAACTAGTACTCGCTTGAATCGAGGTTTTACAGTGCGCGTCATGGGCTTCATTGAGGGAGCAAACATCATTTTTGTTAACTCAGAGGTTGCTGGCATCTTTACAATTGAGCTGCGATCAGAGCAGGTGAGGAAGGTGTGTGATGATTGTGGCTTTGGTGGTTTGGTTCCAGTTGTCACCTTCTACACTCCTGTGCCTCAAGGCTACCACCAAAATCTGCTGGTGTCCAAGCCTAGTGAGGAGGCAGGTGGtgaggaggggggagaggggaagaagACAGTAGATCAGGCACAACAGCTGTTCGACAAAGGGTCCAATTCTATCAATGCTGGGGACTTGGTCAACACCTTCGAATCCATCAGCCTTGACCATGGTATCAG GGTTCCAGGCTATGGGGAAGTTGCTCCGGCCTGTGCTAGCATATTTGACAAATATGGATGTGCATACAAAGCTCAAAAGGTGAATGATTCTTTGTATTCTGTCCCCAAGAGTGCACCAAATGAAGAATTGGTGAAGGGCACAACCAGTGAAGATGATGCTGGGGACTCAATGACCTCTGGTAGCAAGTGTTGA